The Microcoleus sp. FACHB-831 genome includes a region encoding these proteins:
- a CDS encoding NACHT domain-containing NTPase — protein sequence MNAEAITREAMSGAGAKRSTQTRYKLLAAIKREVAERLEQSLHKAVFIDLSNDRQPEQVQRLWDVEVKIGSGSTTKITPETKIIDVFDRAAGKLLILGAQGSGKTTTLLELAADLIARAENNADQPIPVLFNLSLWESNNQSIASCLVDYLGAKYGVPVDISINLLNQQQILPLLDGLDELELSRQEICLQRINYLLDRLNQLVACNRVEVYKSGTTRLQMHGAIYLRSLDESQIRNYLLNARSRELWENIKTDPDLLVLAKTPLLLNIMTLAYEEILIHSWKRLTSLEERRQYLLNAYVRRMLIRDVKPHWYSKGKEPRLERSRQGIVRLAKNMRSQAIDEFLIYNMQPAWLENSTHKAQYRLGVRLIFGVIYGLIASLMLGLTSKLVGGLFIKLIVTLILGLIGGIISGAMGSFILGLTDEILEKIVPFQPNLEKKLVASGGVKEAAIYGLIVVAIAILIFGTIAVVAPGISWIIAPIIGLLAIVYVNIYGLPGIQHFMLRLILWRNGYIPWNYSRFLNYAAQRYFLQRVGRRYRFMHDLFKEHFASM from the coding sequence ATGAACGCAGAGGCGATAACTAGAGAGGCGATGTCTGGCGCGGGGGCAAAACGGAGTACGCAAACTCGATATAAGTTGCTAGCTGCAATTAAACGGGAAGTTGCCGAACGTCTAGAACAATCATTGCATAAGGCAGTATTTATCGATTTGTCCAACGATAGACAACCCGAACAGGTGCAACGCCTTTGGGATGTTGAGGTTAAAATCGGCAGCGGTTCCACTACCAAAATAACTCCGGAAACAAAAATTATAGATGTTTTCGATCGGGCAGCAGGTAAGTTATTAATCTTGGGCGCACAGGGATCTGGTAAAACTACAACTCTACTAGAACTTGCTGCCGATTTAATCGCTAGGGCTGAAAATAACGCGGATCAGCCTATCCCAGTTTTGTTTAATCTTTCCTTGTGGGAAAGCAATAACCAAAGTATTGCATCATGCCTGGTAGACTACCTCGGCGCTAAATATGGCGTGCCCGTTGATATTAGCATAAATCTACTTAATCAACAGCAAATATTACCTCTTTTGGATGGACTAGATGAACTGGAATTATCTCGACAAGAAATATGTCTTCAGCGGATTAACTATCTGCTAGATAGACTCAATCAGCTTGTTGCGTGCAATCGCGTGGAAGTTTATAAAAGCGGTACTACCAGGTTGCAAATGCACGGTGCAATTTATTTGCGATCGCTTGATGAAAGTCAAATCCGCAATTACCTTCTAAATGCTAGAAGTCGCGAACTTTGGGAGAACATCAAAACCGATCCCGATTTATTGGTGTTGGCAAAGACGCCGCTATTATTAAATATAATGACGTTAGCATATGAGGAAATTTTAATTCATTCTTGGAAACGTCTCACTTCTCTGGAAGAACGTCGCCAGTATTTGTTAAATGCCTATGTTCGTCGGATGCTAATACGGGATGTTAAACCGCACTGGTATAGTAAAGGGAAAGAACCGCGCCTAGAGAGATCGCGCCAAGGGATAGTAAGGCTTGCTAAAAATATGCGATCGCAGGCAATAGATGAATTTTTGATTTATAATATGCAGCCTGCTTGGTTGGAAAATTCTACTCATAAGGCGCAATATCGTTTGGGAGTTAGGCTGATTTTTGGGGTAATTTACGGACTTATTGCTAGTCTCATGTTGGGGTTGACTTCTAAGCTAGTTGGCGGCTTATTTATTAAGCTGATAGTTACGCTAATTTTAGGGTTAATTGGTGGAATAATCAGTGGAGCAATGGGCAGTTTTATATTGGGACTTACCGATGAAATATTAGAAAAAATAGTACCATTCCAACCAAATTTAGAAAAGAAACTTGTTGCCAGCGGCGGTGTGAAAGAAGCAGCAATATATGGCCTAATTGTTGTAGCGATCGCAATACTGATTTTTGGTACAATTGCTGTTGTAGCTCCTGGCATAAGTTGGATAATTGCGCCGATTATAGGGTTGTTAGCAATCGTCTATGTAAACATCTATGGCTTACCTGGAATTCAACATTTCATGTTGCGCCTAATTCTTTGGCGAAATGGTTATATTCCCTGGAACTATAGCCGTTTTCTCAACTACGCCGCACAACGGTACTTTCTGCAACGAGTGGGTAGGCGCTATAGGTTTATGCACGATTTATTCAAAGAGCATTTCGCCTCAATGTAA
- the purB gene encoding adenylosuccinate lyase has product MIERYTLPEMGNLWTETYKLKTWLQVEIAVCEAQAELGYIPSEAVEEIKAKANFDPKRVLEIEAEVRHDMIAFLTNVNEYVGDAGRYIHLGLTSSDVLDTALALQLVASVDVLLGQIEALTQAIRYQAQQHRTTVMIGRSHGIHAEPITFGFKLAGWLAEVLRNRDRLVRLRNEIAVGKISGAVGTYANVDPRIEEIACQKLGLEPDTASTQVISRDRHADYVQTLALLGASIERFAVEIRNLQRTDVLEVEEFFSKGQKGSSAMPHKRNPIRSERLTGMARILRGNAVAALENVALWHERDISHSSVERMIFPDSCTLTHFMLVETTDLVKHLLVYPENMQRNMNVYGGVVFSQRVMLALVEKGMRREEAYEVVQSCAHQAWNKPEGDFHALIAKDPRVTQQMSKEEIEACFDPKHHLKHLDAIYQRLGI; this is encoded by the coding sequence GTGATTGAGCGGTATACTTTGCCTGAGATGGGCAACCTGTGGACGGAAACATATAAGCTGAAAACTTGGCTCCAGGTTGAAATAGCAGTTTGTGAAGCTCAAGCGGAATTGGGTTATATCCCATCTGAGGCGGTTGAGGAAATTAAGGCTAAGGCTAATTTTGACCCTAAGCGGGTTCTGGAAATTGAGGCTGAAGTCCGCCACGATATGATCGCATTTCTCACCAACGTCAACGAGTACGTGGGTGATGCAGGACGTTACATTCACCTTGGATTAACCAGTTCCGATGTCTTGGATACGGCTTTGGCGCTGCAACTGGTAGCCAGTGTAGATGTGTTGTTGGGACAGATTGAGGCTTTAACTCAAGCCATACGTTACCAAGCGCAGCAACATCGCACTACGGTAATGATTGGGCGATCGCACGGTATTCACGCCGAACCTATTACGTTTGGGTTTAAGCTAGCAGGGTGGTTGGCGGAAGTTTTGCGAAACCGCGATCGCCTCGTTCGTTTACGCAACGAAATCGCTGTTGGCAAAATATCTGGCGCAGTCGGAACTTATGCCAACGTCGATCCCAGAATAGAAGAAATCGCTTGTCAAAAATTGGGGTTAGAACCGGATACGGCGTCAACCCAGGTTATATCGCGCGATCGCCACGCCGATTACGTGCAAACTTTGGCGCTACTGGGTGCTTCCATTGAACGCTTTGCCGTCGAAATTCGCAACCTGCAACGCACAGACGTTCTAGAAGTAGAAGAATTCTTCTCCAAAGGACAAAAAGGCTCGTCTGCAATGCCGCACAAGCGCAACCCCATTCGTTCAGAACGACTCACCGGGATGGCGCGAATCCTTCGGGGTAATGCCGTTGCAGCCTTAGAAAATGTCGCGCTTTGGCACGAACGGGATATATCCCACAGTTCCGTTGAAAGGATGATTTTCCCCGATTCCTGCACATTAACCCACTTCATGTTAGTGGAAACCACCGATTTGGTGAAACACCTGTTGGTTTATCCCGAAAATATGCAGCGGAATATGAACGTTTACGGCGGCGTAGTCTTCAGCCAACGGGTGATGCTAGCTTTGGTGGAAAAAGGGATGCGGCGCGAGGAAGCTTATGAGGTTGTGCAGTCTTGCGCTCATCAGGCTTGGAATAAACCGGAAGGAGACTTTCACGCTTTGATTGCCAAAGATCCCCGCGTGACTCAGCAGATGTCGAAGGAAGAAATTGAGGCTTGTTTCGATCCTAAACATCATTTAAAGCATTTAGACGCGATTTATCAGCGGTTGGGGATTTAA
- a CDS encoding aminotransferase class I/II-fold pyridoxal phosphate-dependent enzyme yields MPTHSGLKPLLRKLKVYPRLRLHISFADLAASLCSFIYFSDDSQHIREIQSFWQTNKEVLVTLSVRTSLDLLLQSLNLPPGSEVLMSAVNIRDMVEIVQRHKLVPVSVDISLDTLAPKLDLLENLITEKTKVFIVAHLFGSIINLDPYSELCKKHNLLLFEDCAQAFAGDKYYGHDGADISLFSFGPIKSCTALGGAVAIIQDKTLASKIKSIEYDYPQRSEFWFLQRLLKYYCLKLLSIPVLYCNVLAVFKALVKDVDSAINSMTRGFSKGDILDKIRYRPPKRMLALLNRRLSNYHNDWVEKRQSNARKFISLLLPEIVCLGSSAEYNSFWLVAILVSEPEFMMKKLRENGFDATRGSTSLTFIDASHFEKNSPNLLTLNSERLIKYVLYLPVSESLPGNEITYLAGLVNKYYCECSDANDTKKL; encoded by the coding sequence TTGCCAACTCATTCAGGCTTAAAGCCGCTTTTACGAAAGCTAAAAGTTTATCCAAGGCTGCGCCTGCATATTAGCTTTGCAGATCTCGCCGCTAGCCTATGCTCGTTTATTTACTTCTCAGATGACTCGCAACACATCAGAGAAATCCAATCTTTTTGGCAGACTAATAAAGAAGTTCTCGTAACGCTCTCCGTAAGAACATCCCTCGATTTGCTGTTGCAGTCTTTAAACCTCCCCCCAGGTTCTGAAGTATTAATGAGCGCAGTCAATATTAGAGACATGGTTGAAATTGTCCAACGCCACAAACTGGTTCCAGTATCCGTTGACATTTCTTTGGATACACTTGCACCAAAGCTGGATTTACTAGAAAATCTTATTACAGAAAAAACTAAAGTTTTTATTGTTGCACATTTATTTGGCTCGATTATCAATCTAGATCCCTATAGCGAATTGTGTAAAAAGCACAACCTTCTCTTGTTTGAAGACTGCGCTCAAGCTTTTGCAGGCGATAAATATTATGGTCATGATGGCGCTGATATAAGTTTATTTAGCTTTGGCCCCATTAAGTCGTGTACTGCACTTGGAGGAGCAGTTGCCATTATTCAAGATAAAACATTGGCGTCTAAAATAAAAAGTATTGAATATGATTATCCCCAAAGAAGCGAGTTTTGGTTCTTGCAACGTTTGTTGAAATATTACTGCTTGAAGCTGCTTTCAATTCCTGTCTTGTATTGTAATGTCTTAGCTGTTTTTAAAGCCCTTGTAAAAGATGTCGATTCAGCTATTAACTCAATGACACGCGGTTTTTCTAAAGGTGATATTCTTGATAAAATAAGATACCGTCCTCCTAAACGGATGCTGGCTCTTTTAAATCGCAGATTAAGCAACTATCACAACGACTGGGTTGAAAAGCGCCAGTCAAACGCACGTAAATTTATTTCTCTACTTTTGCCAGAAATAGTTTGTCTTGGAAGCAGCGCTGAATACAATTCTTTCTGGCTTGTTGCAATACTGGTTTCCGAGCCTGAATTTATGATGAAAAAACTTAGAGAAAACGGTTTTGATGCAACTAGGGGAAGTACCAGCCTAACCTTTATAGATGCTTCGCACTTCGAGAAAAACTCCCCAAATTTGCTTACTCTTAACTCAGAACGGCTTATAAAATATGTTTTGTATCTTCCTGTATCAGAATCGTTGCCAGGAAATGAAATAACATATCTGGCCGGGTTGGTAAATAAATATTATTGTGAGTGTTCTGATGCTAATGATACTAAAAAACTATAG